One genomic segment of Musa acuminata AAA Group cultivar baxijiao chromosome BXJ3-3, Cavendish_Baxijiao_AAA, whole genome shotgun sequence includes these proteins:
- the LOC135584392 gene encoding uncharacterized protein LOC135584392, whose protein sequence is MGPARDSKAPKRDGSNRLGSLGGAEGPETRPAFTVDGADEDECLRRSDVLSREEVLRRRARRLKQLAGCHSRQFWALMEEVRVKHRDYYWEHGVSPFEEGEEDGDGGGGRGREAGENGGAVGGAVEGREDNRMARVGVGLGLGFGKGEGSGGRRGERNRCAFAGCKSKAMPLTRFCHPHILADKKQTLYKACSYVTRSGQSGPITCGKPVLRVAVPSLCQVHFQKTQKSITQALKRAGHNVSSRPAPKFSILIAEYIHQIQSRRRDAVNSAMGGIEH, encoded by the exons ATGGGTCCTGCGAGAGACAGCAAAGCGCCGAAGAGGGACGGATCGAACCGTTTGGGTTCTCTAGGGGGGGCGGAGGGGCCGGAGACAAGGCCCGCGTTCACCGTTGACGGCGCCGACGAGGACGAGTGCCTGCGCCGGTCGGACGTGCTCTCCCGGGAGGAGGTGCTACGCCGCCGCGCCCGCCGGCTGAAGCAGCTTGCCGGATGCCACAGCCGCCAGTTCTGGGCCCTGATGGAGGAGGTGAGGGTGAAGCACCGGGATTACTATTGGGAGCACGGTGTGAGCCCCTtcgaggagggcgaggaggatgGGGACGGTGGTGGTGGGAGAGGGCGGGAGGCGGGGGAGAATGGTGGGGCGGTCGGTGGGGCCGTTGAGGGGAGGGAGGATAATAGGATGGCCAGGGTCGgggtagggttagggttagggttcgggAAAGGGGAGGGTAGCGGTGGGAGGAGGGGGGAGAGGAACCGGTGCGCGTTTGCTGGGTGCAAATCGAAGGCGATGCCTTTGACCAGGTTTTGCCATCCGCATATATTGGCGGACAAGAAGCAGACGCTTTACAAGGCCTGCAGTTATGTGACGAGGAG TGGGCAAAGTGGGCCAATTACCTGCGGAAAGCCGGTTCTCAGAGTTGCTGTCCCCTCCCTCTGTCAGGTCCACTTTCAGAAGACTCAGAAAAGCATCACACAAGCTTTGAAAAGGGCTGGACATAACGTTTCAAGCAGGCCTGCCCCTAAGTTCAGTATTCTAATCGCTGAATACATTCACCaaattcaatcaagaagaagagaTGCAGTGAATTCTGCTATGGGTGGCATTGAGCATTAg
- the LOC135632688 gene encoding zinc finger AN1 domain-containing stress-associated protein 15-like, protein MARESCNLDKDEAETLKHSSSSSPTTPPSSSPSPQSLFLKPCEEPPTTRLGTPAAETPIVPSSAPKLDDEVKPDEESKPPVRYSKRCSTCRKKVGLTGFRCRCGDLFCGRHRYSDTHDCSFDYKAFGREQIAKANPVVRPSKIIKI, encoded by the coding sequence ATGGCTCGAGAAAGTTGCAATCTTGACAAAGATGAAGCCGAAACCCTCAAACACTCCTCTTCTTCGTCTCCGACCACGCCTCCGTCATCATCTCCGTCACCGCAGTCTTTGTTCTTGAAACCTTGCGAGGAACCGCCGACCACGAGACTGGGAACGCCGGCTGCGGAGACACCGATCGTGCCGTCTTCCGCCCCGAAGCTCGATGATGAGGTGAAGCCTGACGAGGAATCTAAGCCGCCGGTCAGATACAGCAAAAGGTGCTCCACCTGCCGGAAAAAGGTGGGGCTCACTGGGTTCCGGTGCCGATGCGGGGACCTGTTCTGCGGCCGCCACCGGTACTCCGACACCCACGATTGCTCGTTCGATTACAAGGCGTTTGGGAGGGAGCAGATTGCTAAGGCCAACCCTGTGGTCAGACCTTCTAAGATCATCAAGATATAA
- the LOC135584395 gene encoding DNA repair protein recA homolog 3, mitochondrial-like isoform X1 codes for MARFLRIASPKRCLFSTEVYKQGVLGTLFQLCNFSSKGGGKSKSNGSGSGEDNISKKDLALQQALDQITAQFGTGAIMWLGRSHAPREVPVVSTGSFALDIALGIGGLPKGRVVEIYGSEASGKTTLALHVIAESQKNGGYCAFVDAEHALDPSLAESIGVKTENLLLSQPDCGEQALNLVDTLIRSGAVDVVVVDSVAALVPKSELDGDMGDVHMALQARLMSQALRKLSHSLSLSQTILLFVNQVRSKLSTFGGFKGPTEVTCGGNALKFYASVRLNTKIAGLIKKGEEVLGTQIMVKIVKNKHAPPFKEVQLELEFGKGISRDSEVIELGCKHQFITKTGVAYYCLNGQNFHGKDALKRYFAENEVVREELMIKVKEKLTQADTNNKSYKDEISSKDTQEEIISMQTTDEEVVAEVEAQSIST; via the exons ATGGCGAGATTTCTCCGAATCGCTTCCCCAAAGCGATGTCTCTTCTCAACGGAG GTCTATAAACAAGGAGTGTTGGGCACTCTGTTTCAGTTATGCAATTTCTCTTCTAAAG GAGGAGGAAAATCAAAGTCAAATGGAAGTGGTTCGGGTGAGGATAATATTTCTAAGAAAGACCTGGCTCTACAACAAGCCTTGGATCAAATAACCGCTCAATTTGGTACAGGGGCAATCATGTGGCTTGGTCGTTCGCATGCTCCTAGAGAAGTTCCTGTAGTCTCAACAGGCTCTTTTGCACTGGATATAGCATTGGGCATTGGTGGGCTTCCAAAG GGACGTGTTGTGGAAATTTATGGCTCAGAGGCTTCTGGGAAAACAACTCTTGCTCTGCATGTGATTGCTGAGTCACAAAAGAATGGAG GTTACTGTGCTTTTGTAGATGCTGAGCATGCTCTGGATCCATCATTGGCAGAGTCCATAGGTGTTAAAACTGAAAACCTACTCCTCTCACAGCCAGATTGTGGTGAGCAGGCACTTAATCTTGTAGACACTCTGATCCGAAGTGGTGCTGTTGATGTTGTGGTTGTGGACAGT GTGGCAGCTCTTGTGCCTAAAAGTGAGCTAGATGGTGATATGGGAGATGTGCATATGGCCCTTCAAGCAAGACTGATGAGCCAAGCTCTTCGAAAGTTGAGCCATTCTCTATCTCTCTCCCAGACAATCTTGCTATTTGTAAATCAG GTAAGATCGAAGCTGAGCACATTTGGAGGATTCAAAGGACCAACTGAAGTTACTTGTGGTGGCAACGCCTTGAAGTTTTATGCATCTGTTCGATTAAATACTAAAATAGCAGGTCTCATTAAAAAAGGTGAAGAG GTTTTAGGTACCCAGATCATGGTAAAAATTGTGAAGAACAAACATGCTCCTCCTTTCAAGGAAGTGCAGCTTGAACTTGAATTTGGGAAAGGGATAAGCCGTGACTCGGAGGTTATAGAGTTAGGCTGCAAGCATCAGTTCATTACAAAAACAGGGGTTGCATATTACTGCTTAAATGGTCAAAATTTCCATGGTAAAGATGCCTTAAAACGTTATTTTGCTGAAAATGAAGTTGTCCGGGAAGAGCTGATGATCAAGGTCAAAGAGAAACTGACACAGGCTGATACAAATAACAAAAGTTACAAAGATGAAATCTCAAGCAAAGATACACAGGAGGAAATAATTTCCATGCAGACAACTGATGAGGAAGTGGTTGCTGAGGTTGAGGCTCAGAGCATTAGTACATAA
- the LOC135584395 gene encoding DNA repair protein recA homolog 3, mitochondrial-like isoform X3, producing MARFLRIASPKRCLFSTEVYKQGVLGTLFQLCNFSSKGGGKSKSNGSGSGAIMWLGRSHAPREVPVVSTGSFALDIALGIGGLPKGRVVEIYGSEASGKTTLALHVIAESQKNGGYCAFVDAEHALDPSLAESIGVKTENLLLSQPDCGEQALNLVDTLIRSGAVDVVVVDSVAALVPKSELDGDMGDVHMALQARLMSQALRKLSHSLSLSQTILLFVNQVRSKLSTFGGFKGPTEVTCGGNALKFYASVRLNTKIAGLIKKGEEVLGTQIMVKIVKNKHAPPFKEVQLELEFGKGISRDSEVIELGCKHQFITKTGVAYYCLNGQNFHGKDALKRYFAENEVVREELMIKVKEKLTQADTNNKSYKDEISSKDTQEEIISMQTTDEEVVAEVEAQSIST from the exons ATGGCGAGATTTCTCCGAATCGCTTCCCCAAAGCGATGTCTCTTCTCAACGGAG GTCTATAAACAAGGAGTGTTGGGCACTCTGTTTCAGTTATGCAATTTCTCTTCTAAAG GAGGAGGAAAATCAAAGTCAAATGGAAGTGGTTCGG GGGCAATCATGTGGCTTGGTCGTTCGCATGCTCCTAGAGAAGTTCCTGTAGTCTCAACAGGCTCTTTTGCACTGGATATAGCATTGGGCATTGGTGGGCTTCCAAAG GGACGTGTTGTGGAAATTTATGGCTCAGAGGCTTCTGGGAAAACAACTCTTGCTCTGCATGTGATTGCTGAGTCACAAAAGAATGGAG GTTACTGTGCTTTTGTAGATGCTGAGCATGCTCTGGATCCATCATTGGCAGAGTCCATAGGTGTTAAAACTGAAAACCTACTCCTCTCACAGCCAGATTGTGGTGAGCAGGCACTTAATCTTGTAGACACTCTGATCCGAAGTGGTGCTGTTGATGTTGTGGTTGTGGACAGT GTGGCAGCTCTTGTGCCTAAAAGTGAGCTAGATGGTGATATGGGAGATGTGCATATGGCCCTTCAAGCAAGACTGATGAGCCAAGCTCTTCGAAAGTTGAGCCATTCTCTATCTCTCTCCCAGACAATCTTGCTATTTGTAAATCAG GTAAGATCGAAGCTGAGCACATTTGGAGGATTCAAAGGACCAACTGAAGTTACTTGTGGTGGCAACGCCTTGAAGTTTTATGCATCTGTTCGATTAAATACTAAAATAGCAGGTCTCATTAAAAAAGGTGAAGAG GTTTTAGGTACCCAGATCATGGTAAAAATTGTGAAGAACAAACATGCTCCTCCTTTCAAGGAAGTGCAGCTTGAACTTGAATTTGGGAAAGGGATAAGCCGTGACTCGGAGGTTATAGAGTTAGGCTGCAAGCATCAGTTCATTACAAAAACAGGGGTTGCATATTACTGCTTAAATGGTCAAAATTTCCATGGTAAAGATGCCTTAAAACGTTATTTTGCTGAAAATGAAGTTGTCCGGGAAGAGCTGATGATCAAGGTCAAAGAGAAACTGACACAGGCTGATACAAATAACAAAAGTTACAAAGATGAAATCTCAAGCAAAGATACACAGGAGGAAATAATTTCCATGCAGACAACTGATGAGGAAGTGGTTGCTGAGGTTGAGGCTCAGAGCATTAGTACATAA
- the LOC135584395 gene encoding DNA repair protein recA homolog 3, mitochondrial-like isoform X5 — translation MSLLNGGGGKSKSNGSGSGAIMWLGRSHAPREVPVVSTGSFALDIALGIGGLPKGRVVEIYGSEASGKTTLALHVIAESQKNGGYCAFVDAEHALDPSLAESIGVKTENLLLSQPDCGEQALNLVDTLIRSGAVDVVVVDSVAALVPKSELDGDMGDVHMALQARLMSQALRKLSHSLSLSQTILLFVNQVRSKLSTFGGFKGPTEVTCGGNALKFYASVRLNTKIAGLIKKGEEVLGTQIMVKIVKNKHAPPFKEVQLELEFGKGISRDSEVIELGCKHQFITKTGVAYYCLNGQNFHGKDALKRYFAENEVVREELMIKVKEKLTQADTNNKSYKDEISSKDTQEEIISMQTTDEEVVAEVEAQSIST, via the exons ATGTCTCTTCTCAACGGAG GAGGAGGAAAATCAAAGTCAAATGGAAGTGGTTCGG GGGCAATCATGTGGCTTGGTCGTTCGCATGCTCCTAGAGAAGTTCCTGTAGTCTCAACAGGCTCTTTTGCACTGGATATAGCATTGGGCATTGGTGGGCTTCCAAAG GGACGTGTTGTGGAAATTTATGGCTCAGAGGCTTCTGGGAAAACAACTCTTGCTCTGCATGTGATTGCTGAGTCACAAAAGAATGGAG GTTACTGTGCTTTTGTAGATGCTGAGCATGCTCTGGATCCATCATTGGCAGAGTCCATAGGTGTTAAAACTGAAAACCTACTCCTCTCACAGCCAGATTGTGGTGAGCAGGCACTTAATCTTGTAGACACTCTGATCCGAAGTGGTGCTGTTGATGTTGTGGTTGTGGACAGT GTGGCAGCTCTTGTGCCTAAAAGTGAGCTAGATGGTGATATGGGAGATGTGCATATGGCCCTTCAAGCAAGACTGATGAGCCAAGCTCTTCGAAAGTTGAGCCATTCTCTATCTCTCTCCCAGACAATCTTGCTATTTGTAAATCAG GTAAGATCGAAGCTGAGCACATTTGGAGGATTCAAAGGACCAACTGAAGTTACTTGTGGTGGCAACGCCTTGAAGTTTTATGCATCTGTTCGATTAAATACTAAAATAGCAGGTCTCATTAAAAAAGGTGAAGAG GTTTTAGGTACCCAGATCATGGTAAAAATTGTGAAGAACAAACATGCTCCTCCTTTCAAGGAAGTGCAGCTTGAACTTGAATTTGGGAAAGGGATAAGCCGTGACTCGGAGGTTATAGAGTTAGGCTGCAAGCATCAGTTCATTACAAAAACAGGGGTTGCATATTACTGCTTAAATGGTCAAAATTTCCATGGTAAAGATGCCTTAAAACGTTATTTTGCTGAAAATGAAGTTGTCCGGGAAGAGCTGATGATCAAGGTCAAAGAGAAACTGACACAGGCTGATACAAATAACAAAAGTTACAAAGATGAAATCTCAAGCAAAGATACACAGGAGGAAATAATTTCCATGCAGACAACTGATGAGGAAGTGGTTGCTGAGGTTGAGGCTCAGAGCATTAGTACATAA
- the LOC135584395 gene encoding DNA repair protein recA homolog 3, mitochondrial-like isoform X4, with translation MSLLNGGGGKSKSNGSGSGEDNISKKDLALQQALDQITAQFGTGAIMWLGRSHAPREVPVVSTGSFALDIALGIGGLPKGRVVEIYGSEASGKTTLALHVIAESQKNGGYCAFVDAEHALDPSLAESIGVKTENLLLSQPDCGEQALNLVDTLIRSGAVDVVVVDSVAALVPKSELDGDMGDVHMALQARLMSQALRKLSHSLSLSQTILLFVNQVRSKLSTFGGFKGPTEVTCGGNALKFYASVRLNTKIAGLIKKGEEVLGTQIMVKIVKNKHAPPFKEVQLELEFGKGISRDSEVIELGCKHQFITKTGVAYYCLNGQNFHGKDALKRYFAENEVVREELMIKVKEKLTQADTNNKSYKDEISSKDTQEEIISMQTTDEEVVAEVEAQSIST, from the exons ATGTCTCTTCTCAACGGAG GAGGAGGAAAATCAAAGTCAAATGGAAGTGGTTCGGGTGAGGATAATATTTCTAAGAAAGACCTGGCTCTACAACAAGCCTTGGATCAAATAACCGCTCAATTTGGTACAGGGGCAATCATGTGGCTTGGTCGTTCGCATGCTCCTAGAGAAGTTCCTGTAGTCTCAACAGGCTCTTTTGCACTGGATATAGCATTGGGCATTGGTGGGCTTCCAAAG GGACGTGTTGTGGAAATTTATGGCTCAGAGGCTTCTGGGAAAACAACTCTTGCTCTGCATGTGATTGCTGAGTCACAAAAGAATGGAG GTTACTGTGCTTTTGTAGATGCTGAGCATGCTCTGGATCCATCATTGGCAGAGTCCATAGGTGTTAAAACTGAAAACCTACTCCTCTCACAGCCAGATTGTGGTGAGCAGGCACTTAATCTTGTAGACACTCTGATCCGAAGTGGTGCTGTTGATGTTGTGGTTGTGGACAGT GTGGCAGCTCTTGTGCCTAAAAGTGAGCTAGATGGTGATATGGGAGATGTGCATATGGCCCTTCAAGCAAGACTGATGAGCCAAGCTCTTCGAAAGTTGAGCCATTCTCTATCTCTCTCCCAGACAATCTTGCTATTTGTAAATCAG GTAAGATCGAAGCTGAGCACATTTGGAGGATTCAAAGGACCAACTGAAGTTACTTGTGGTGGCAACGCCTTGAAGTTTTATGCATCTGTTCGATTAAATACTAAAATAGCAGGTCTCATTAAAAAAGGTGAAGAG GTTTTAGGTACCCAGATCATGGTAAAAATTGTGAAGAACAAACATGCTCCTCCTTTCAAGGAAGTGCAGCTTGAACTTGAATTTGGGAAAGGGATAAGCCGTGACTCGGAGGTTATAGAGTTAGGCTGCAAGCATCAGTTCATTACAAAAACAGGGGTTGCATATTACTGCTTAAATGGTCAAAATTTCCATGGTAAAGATGCCTTAAAACGTTATTTTGCTGAAAATGAAGTTGTCCGGGAAGAGCTGATGATCAAGGTCAAAGAGAAACTGACACAGGCTGATACAAATAACAAAAGTTACAAAGATGAAATCTCAAGCAAAGATACACAGGAGGAAATAATTTCCATGCAGACAACTGATGAGGAAGTGGTTGCTGAGGTTGAGGCTCAGAGCATTAGTACATAA
- the LOC135584395 gene encoding DNA repair protein recA homolog 3, mitochondrial-like isoform X2: MIRTELATLSFLGGGKSKSNGSGSGEDNISKKDLALQQALDQITAQFGTGAIMWLGRSHAPREVPVVSTGSFALDIALGIGGLPKGRVVEIYGSEASGKTTLALHVIAESQKNGGYCAFVDAEHALDPSLAESIGVKTENLLLSQPDCGEQALNLVDTLIRSGAVDVVVVDSVAALVPKSELDGDMGDVHMALQARLMSQALRKLSHSLSLSQTILLFVNQVRSKLSTFGGFKGPTEVTCGGNALKFYASVRLNTKIAGLIKKGEEVLGTQIMVKIVKNKHAPPFKEVQLELEFGKGISRDSEVIELGCKHQFITKTGVAYYCLNGQNFHGKDALKRYFAENEVVREELMIKVKEKLTQADTNNKSYKDEISSKDTQEEIISMQTTDEEVVAEVEAQSIST; the protein is encoded by the exons ATGATACGAACCGAGCTTGCAACTCTTTCTTTCCTAGGAGGAGGAAAATCAAAGTCAAATGGAAGTGGTTCGGGTGAGGATAATATTTCTAAGAAAGACCTGGCTCTACAACAAGCCTTGGATCAAATAACCGCTCAATTTGGTACAGGGGCAATCATGTGGCTTGGTCGTTCGCATGCTCCTAGAGAAGTTCCTGTAGTCTCAACAGGCTCTTTTGCACTGGATATAGCATTGGGCATTGGTGGGCTTCCAAAG GGACGTGTTGTGGAAATTTATGGCTCAGAGGCTTCTGGGAAAACAACTCTTGCTCTGCATGTGATTGCTGAGTCACAAAAGAATGGAG GTTACTGTGCTTTTGTAGATGCTGAGCATGCTCTGGATCCATCATTGGCAGAGTCCATAGGTGTTAAAACTGAAAACCTACTCCTCTCACAGCCAGATTGTGGTGAGCAGGCACTTAATCTTGTAGACACTCTGATCCGAAGTGGTGCTGTTGATGTTGTGGTTGTGGACAGT GTGGCAGCTCTTGTGCCTAAAAGTGAGCTAGATGGTGATATGGGAGATGTGCATATGGCCCTTCAAGCAAGACTGATGAGCCAAGCTCTTCGAAAGTTGAGCCATTCTCTATCTCTCTCCCAGACAATCTTGCTATTTGTAAATCAG GTAAGATCGAAGCTGAGCACATTTGGAGGATTCAAAGGACCAACTGAAGTTACTTGTGGTGGCAACGCCTTGAAGTTTTATGCATCTGTTCGATTAAATACTAAAATAGCAGGTCTCATTAAAAAAGGTGAAGAG GTTTTAGGTACCCAGATCATGGTAAAAATTGTGAAGAACAAACATGCTCCTCCTTTCAAGGAAGTGCAGCTTGAACTTGAATTTGGGAAAGGGATAAGCCGTGACTCGGAGGTTATAGAGTTAGGCTGCAAGCATCAGTTCATTACAAAAACAGGGGTTGCATATTACTGCTTAAATGGTCAAAATTTCCATGGTAAAGATGCCTTAAAACGTTATTTTGCTGAAAATGAAGTTGTCCGGGAAGAGCTGATGATCAAGGTCAAAGAGAAACTGACACAGGCTGATACAAATAACAAAAGTTACAAAGATGAAATCTCAAGCAAAGATACACAGGAGGAAATAATTTCCATGCAGACAACTGATGAGGAAGTGGTTGCTGAGGTTGAGGCTCAGAGCATTAGTACATAA
- the LOC135633092 gene encoding uncharacterized protein LOC135633092 isoform X1: protein MRGMNGLESSSSLSPSLSSPYFPVLHNYPLISAILAFAIAQSIKVFTTWYKERRWDAKQLIGSGGMPSSHSATVTALAVAIGIQDGLGSSAFATATMFASVVMYDAFGVRLHAGKQAEVLNQIVYQLPEEHPLADTRPLHELLGHTPLQVTAGAILGFFVALLSRLINKFAGGA from the exons ATGAGAGGGATGAACGGATTAGAGAGCTCTTCGTCTTTATCGCCGTCGTTATCGAGCCCTTACTTCCCCGTCTTGCACAACTACCCGCTGATCTCGGCCATCCTCGCCTTCGCCATCGCCCAATCCATCAAGGTCTTCACCACCTG GTATAAGGAAAGACGCTGGGATGCCAAGCAGCTTATTGGATCTGGTGGGATGCCATCATCCCATTCAGCAACAGTGACAGCACTAGCAGTAGCTATTGGAATTCAAGATGGCTTGGGTAGTTCTGCTTTTGCTACAGCAACGATGTTTGCATCTGTG GTAATGTATGATGCTTTTGGTGTTCGACTGCATGCTGGAAAGCAGGCAGAG GTGTTGAATCAAATTGTGTATCAACTTCCAGAAGAACATCCTTTGGCTGACACTAGACCGCTGCATGAACTTCTTGGCCATACCCCTCTTCAG GTCACAGCTGGTGCTATCTTGGGGTTTTTCGTAGCTCTCTTATCTCGATTAATCAACAAATTTGCGGGTGGAGCATGA
- the LOC135633092 gene encoding uncharacterized protein LOC135633092 isoform X2, with protein MRGMNGLESSSSLSPSLSSPYFPVLHNYPLISAILAFAIAQSIKVFTTWYKERRWDAKQLIGSGGMPSSHSATVTALAVAIGIQDGLGSSAFATATMFASVVLNQIVYQLPEEHPLADTRPLHELLGHTPLQVTAGAILGFFVALLSRLINKFAGGA; from the exons ATGAGAGGGATGAACGGATTAGAGAGCTCTTCGTCTTTATCGCCGTCGTTATCGAGCCCTTACTTCCCCGTCTTGCACAACTACCCGCTGATCTCGGCCATCCTCGCCTTCGCCATCGCCCAATCCATCAAGGTCTTCACCACCTG GTATAAGGAAAGACGCTGGGATGCCAAGCAGCTTATTGGATCTGGTGGGATGCCATCATCCCATTCAGCAACAGTGACAGCACTAGCAGTAGCTATTGGAATTCAAGATGGCTTGGGTAGTTCTGCTTTTGCTACAGCAACGATGTTTGCATCTGTG GTGTTGAATCAAATTGTGTATCAACTTCCAGAAGAACATCCTTTGGCTGACACTAGACCGCTGCATGAACTTCTTGGCCATACCCCTCTTCAG GTCACAGCTGGTGCTATCTTGGGGTTTTTCGTAGCTCTCTTATCTCGATTAATCAACAAATTTGCGGGTGGAGCATGA